A single region of the Lineus longissimus chromosome 14, tnLinLong1.2, whole genome shotgun sequence genome encodes:
- the LOC135498683 gene encoding putative nuclease HARBI1, whose protein sequence is MARFPRVIGAIDGTHCRIKKPSINENVYVNRKGFHSINVMLVCDWNMIINNCVAKYPGGSHDAFILHSSALGQAFERNPPNGWLLGDSGYPSKRWLLTPLANGAAQSIEERRYQRRQIKARNVIERCNGVLKQRFRCLRKEMQYSPDKACLIIQACCVLHNIAVRSNIPIVEDSDDSDDSDSDSDAGDDDFPERYRDMTGNQIRQDIIDTLR, encoded by the coding sequence ATGGCTAGGTTCCCACGAGTGATTGGCGCTATCGATGGCACGCACTGTCGCATCAAAAAGCCGTCCATTAATGAGAATGTTTATGTAAACCGTAAAGGCTTCCACAGCATCAACGTGATGCTGGTTTGTGACTGGAACatgatcataaataactgtgtggcaAAATATCCTGGAGGATCGCACGACGCCTTCATACTACACAGCTCCGCTCTGGGCCAAGCATTTGAACGCAACCCACCAAACGGATGGTTGTTGGGGGATTCTGGTTATCCTTCAAAAAGATGGTTGCTGACACCTCTTGCAAATGGAGCTGCTCAATCCATCGAAGAAAGGCGCTACCAAAGGAGGCAGATCAAAGCTAGGAACGTGATTGAGAGGTGCAACGGTGTTTTAAAGCAACGTTTTAGATGCCTGCGTAAGGAAATGCAATATTCCCCTGACAAAGCCTGCTTGATAATTCAAGCTTGCTGTGTTCTCCACAACATCGCAGTCCGAAGCAATATACCAATTGTAGAGGATTCCGATGATTCGGATGATTCCGACAGCGATAGCGATGCCGGAGATGATGATTTTCCTGAAAGGTACCGTGATATGACAGGAAATCAGATACGCCAGGATATCATAGACACTCTCCGCTAA
- the LOC135498684 gene encoding uncharacterized protein LOC135498684, with amino-acid sequence MSSPRTLEDAIKRIRQLETAKLLLQQGARSASSGTSTNIKVKVASATPASNGTGSTPKTDSDLSQVLDILKKTDTRIKDLETSSASGSSRNAGRGRGDGSCWNCKEFGHRARECPSIKCYTCGELGHTSPSCPQMPENSQSGSSRGGQTPSRRQ; translated from the coding sequence ATGAGCTCGCCTCGGACCCTGGAGGATGCCATAAAGAGAATCAGGCAATTGGAAACAGCTAAATTGCTCCTACAGCAGGGGGCTCGCTCAGCGTCAAGTGGCACCTCAacaaatatcaaggtcaaggtcgcaaGCGCCACTCCTGCATCAAATGGAACTGGCTCAACACCAAAGACAGACTCAGACCTCAGCCAGGTGTTGGACATACTGAAGAAAACGGATACCCGGATAAAGGATCTGGAGACGTCATCAGCGAGTGGGAGTTCAAGAAATGCCGGGAGGGGGCGCGGGGATGGCTCCTGCTGGAACTGCAAAGAGTTTGGACATCGTGCTCGGGAGTGTCCATCTATCAAGTGCTATACTTGTGGTGAGTTAGGACACACATCGCCATCATGCCCCCAGATGCCGGAAAACTCCCAGTCGGGGTCGTCACGGGGCGGACAGACCCCCAGTCGGCGTCAGTAG